In the genome of Actinomadura graeca, one region contains:
- a CDS encoding ROK family transcriptional regulator, producing MPRASRPRTTGDVLRLIREDGVATRAELGRLTGLSRPAVASRVTELVSRGLVVEHADGPSTGGRPPARLEFNAAGGAVLVANLGQSRGQLAVCDLAGTILARADGPPAGDSPAVALARLLDHWTALLASSGIDPGTVRGAGLAVPDAFEHAPGRWHGMDVDPPISERFGVPAHLDNEVNAAALGEHGAHPGVDDLLFVKVSTGIGAGVIAGGRIQRGALGAAGEIGHVPVPDGGGLPCRCGNIDCVEAVAGGSALLARSPAPDLPALAALARAGDAPTVALLRDAGRRIGEVVATAVNLLNPAVVVVGGDLAADDAPLIAGLREVVYQRSTALATRHLRIEPSRLGETAGLAGCAAMVLSRILAPETIDA from the coding sequence ATGCCCCGCGCCTCCCGTCCCCGCACGACCGGGGACGTGCTCCGCCTCATCCGCGAGGACGGAGTCGCCACCCGCGCCGAACTCGGCCGCCTCACGGGCCTGTCCCGTCCCGCCGTCGCCTCCCGCGTCACCGAGCTGGTCTCCCGCGGCCTCGTGGTCGAGCACGCGGACGGCCCGTCCACCGGGGGCCGCCCCCCGGCCCGCCTGGAGTTCAACGCCGCCGGCGGCGCCGTCCTCGTCGCGAACCTCGGCCAGTCCCGCGGCCAGCTCGCCGTCTGCGACCTCGCCGGGACGATCCTCGCCCGCGCCGACGGGCCCCCCGCCGGGGACTCCCCCGCCGTCGCGCTCGCCCGCCTCCTCGACCACTGGACGGCCCTCCTGGCGTCCTCGGGCATCGACCCCGGCACCGTCCGCGGCGCCGGCCTCGCCGTCCCCGACGCCTTCGAGCACGCCCCCGGACGCTGGCACGGCATGGACGTCGACCCGCCGATCTCCGAGCGCTTCGGCGTCCCCGCCCACCTCGACAACGAGGTCAACGCCGCCGCCCTCGGCGAGCACGGCGCCCACCCCGGCGTCGACGACCTGCTGTTCGTCAAGGTCTCCACCGGCATCGGCGCCGGCGTGATCGCCGGCGGCCGCATCCAACGCGGCGCCCTCGGCGCCGCCGGCGAGATCGGCCACGTCCCCGTCCCCGACGGCGGCGGCCTGCCCTGCCGCTGCGGCAACATCGACTGCGTCGAGGCCGTCGCGGGCGGCTCGGCCCTCCTCGCCCGCTCCCCCGCCCCCGACCTGCCCGCCCTCGCCGCCCTGGCCCGCGCCGGCGACGCCCCCACCGTCGCCCTCCTCCGCGACGCCGGCCGCCGCATCGGCGAGGTCGTCGCCACGGCCGTCAACCTCCTCAACCCCGCCGTCGTCGTCGTCGGCGGCGACCTCGCCGCCGACGACGCCCCCCTCATCGCCGGCCTCCGCGAGGTCGTCTACCAGCGCTCCACGGCCCTCGCCACCCGCCACCTCCGCATAGAACCCAGCCGCCTCGGCGAAACGGCCGGCCTCGCCGGCTGCGCCGCCATGGTCCTCTCACGCATCCTCGCCCCCGAAACAATAGACGCCTGA
- a CDS encoding creatininase family protein — translation MIPLHTSGEEPDVPVAVLPVGSHEQHGPFLPLATDTVIACTVAEAIARSYPVRLLPPVTISCSQEHAAWPGTVSISAATLSAVVRDVARSLRGAGVPKLVLVNGHGGNYVLGNVVQEAGGDMALFPALEDWDAARDAAGIATPAVSDMHAGELETSILLHARPELVREGYAGADHLADDRRHLLTAGMAPYTESGVVGRPSLASAGKGEGVLASLVGSFGDCLAVLQQ, via the coding sequence ATGATTCCCCTGCACACCAGTGGCGAGGAGCCGGACGTCCCCGTGGCGGTGCTGCCGGTGGGGAGTCACGAGCAGCACGGCCCGTTCCTGCCGCTGGCGACGGACACGGTGATCGCGTGCACGGTCGCGGAGGCGATCGCGCGGTCCTACCCGGTGCGGCTGCTGCCGCCCGTGACGATCTCGTGCTCGCAGGAGCATGCCGCCTGGCCGGGGACCGTGAGCATCTCGGCGGCGACGCTGAGCGCGGTGGTGCGGGACGTCGCCCGGTCGCTGCGCGGGGCCGGGGTGCCGAAGCTGGTGCTGGTGAACGGGCACGGGGGCAACTACGTGCTGGGGAACGTCGTCCAGGAGGCGGGCGGGGACATGGCCCTGTTCCCCGCGCTGGAGGACTGGGACGCGGCGCGGGACGCGGCGGGCATCGCGACACCGGCGGTCAGCGACATGCACGCCGGGGAGCTGGAGACGTCGATCCTGCTGCACGCCCGTCCGGAGCTGGTGCGTGAGGGGTACGCCGGCGCCGACCATCTGGCCGACGACCGGCGGCACCTGCTCACGGCGGGGATGGCGCCCTACACGGAGTCGGGGGTGGTGGGGCGGCCGTCACTGGCCTCGGCCGGCAAGGGCGAGGGCGTCCTGGCGAGCCTCGTCGGGTCGTTCGGGGACTGCCTGGCGGTCCTTCAGCAGTAG
- a CDS encoding lysylphosphatidylglycerol synthase transmembrane domain-containing protein has product MGESTGTGGRAMTRRLWPWLRLLTGLGILAALLWWHSTAAFVDALHAIDGPSIAIALGIGLATTVLSAARWCAVARRLGLRLPLGTAVADYYRSQFLNAVLPAGVLGDVHRAVSHGHRSGDVARGVRAVVLERAAGQVVLLAAGLGVVLARPALLPALAPAVIPATVVLSLLAGAFVLVRRSFDVRPVLDAWPSVLALSAGALAGHVTLFLVAARLAGATAPLADLVPLVLLALLVMALPLNVGGWGPREAVLALAFGAAGLGSAQGLTVAVVYGVLTFVASLPGAAALLLKDRQAVPERPDEARQDALALAGRGQ; this is encoded by the coding sequence ATGGGGGAAAGTACCGGCACCGGGGGCCGCGCCATGACCCGCAGGCTCTGGCCGTGGCTGCGCCTGCTCACCGGCCTCGGCATCCTCGCCGCGCTGCTGTGGTGGCACAGCACCGCCGCGTTCGTGGACGCCCTGCACGCCATCGACGGCCCCTCCATCGCGATCGCCCTCGGCATCGGCCTCGCGACCACCGTGCTCAGCGCCGCCCGCTGGTGCGCGGTCGCCCGCCGCCTCGGCCTGCGGCTGCCGCTCGGCACGGCCGTCGCCGACTACTACCGCTCGCAGTTCCTCAACGCCGTCCTGCCCGCCGGCGTCCTCGGCGACGTGCACCGCGCCGTCAGCCACGGGCACCGCTCCGGGGACGTGGCGCGCGGCGTCCGCGCCGTCGTCCTCGAACGGGCCGCGGGCCAGGTGGTCCTCCTGGCCGCGGGGCTGGGAGTCGTGCTGGCCCGCCCGGCGCTGCTGCCCGCGCTCGCCCCCGCGGTGATCCCCGCGACCGTCGTGCTGAGCCTGCTCGCTGGGGCGTTCGTCCTCGTCCGCCGGTCCTTCGACGTCCGCCCCGTCCTGGACGCCTGGCCGTCCGTGCTGGCGCTGTCCGCGGGGGCCCTCGCCGGGCACGTCACCCTGTTCCTCGTCGCGGCCCGCCTCGCCGGCGCGACGGCCCCGCTGGCGGACCTCGTCCCGCTCGTCCTGCTGGCGCTGCTGGTGATGGCGCTGCCGCTGAACGTCGGCGGCTGGGGCCCCCGCGAGGCCGTCCTCGCCCTGGCGTTCGGCGCGGCCGGGCTCGGCTCCGCGCAGGGCCTGACCGTCGCCGTCGTGTACGGGGTGCTCACCTTCGTCGCGAGCCTCCCCGGCGCCGCGGCCCTACTGCTGAAGGACCGCCAGGCAGTCCCCGAACGACCCGACGAGGCTCGCCAGGACGCCCTCGCCCTTGCCGGCCGAGGCCAGTGA
- a CDS encoding class I SAM-dependent methyltransferase, whose product MTGYAPSWLALREPADAGARAADLLDPLRAALPPGPLLLWDVGCGTGSLARWLAPRLPGPQHWILYDSDPALLAEATVAAPHETRQGKIADLGAADLAGASLVAASALLDILTLAELDGLAAAITGARVPALLTLSVVGRVRLTPSDPLDAEIGAAFNDHQRRGGLLGPDAVAAAAEALGRRGAALRTRPSPWKLGPVRAELAATWLRGWVAAAVEQRPDLAPAAAGYLRRRLATGLYVEVHHADLLAIPGETPIWGKVPAPGAAP is encoded by the coding sequence ATGACCGGCTACGCACCGTCCTGGCTGGCCCTGCGCGAGCCCGCCGACGCCGGCGCCCGCGCCGCCGACCTGCTCGACCCGCTCCGCGCCGCGCTCCCGCCCGGGCCGCTGCTGCTGTGGGACGTCGGCTGCGGCACCGGCTCCCTCGCGCGCTGGCTCGCCCCGCGGCTGCCCGGCCCCCAGCACTGGATCCTCTACGACAGCGACCCCGCCCTGCTCGCGGAGGCCACCGTCGCCGCGCCGCACGAGACCCGCCAGGGGAAGATCGCCGACCTCGGCGCCGCCGACCTCGCCGGTGCCTCGCTGGTCGCCGCGTCCGCGCTGCTGGACATCCTCACCCTCGCCGAGCTGGACGGCCTCGCCGCCGCGATCACCGGCGCCCGCGTCCCCGCGCTGCTGACCCTGTCCGTCGTCGGACGGGTCCGGCTGACCCCGTCCGACCCCCTCGACGCCGAGATCGGCGCCGCGTTCAACGACCACCAGCGGCGCGGCGGACTCCTCGGCCCCGACGCGGTCGCCGCCGCCGCCGAGGCCCTCGGACGGCGCGGCGCCGCGCTGCGCACCCGCCCGAGCCCGTGGAAGCTCGGCCCCGTCCGCGCCGAGCTGGCGGCCACGTGGCTGCGCGGCTGGGTCGCCGCCGCGGTCGAGCAGCGCCCCGACCTGGCCCCGGCCGCCGCCGGCTACCTCCGCCGCCGCCTCGCCACCGGGCTGTACGTCGAAGTCCACCACGCCGACCTGCTCGCGATACCGGGGGAGACACCGATATGGGGGAAAGTACCGGCACCGGGGGCCGCGCCATGA
- a CDS encoding glycosyltransferase family 4 protein, whose translation MTRDGAVAAVAADGICVVVPGDVDDDTAPSGGNVYDRRLCRGLASAGRPVRELAVPGAWPRPDHRDREALDRALAGLPDGSVVLLDGLVACGVPGVVVPHADRLRLAVLVHLPLADETGLPDHVAADLDARERAVLRAATAVIATSPWARGRLIEHHGLAPGRVHAVQPGTEPAPLATGTDGASRLLCVASLTPRKGHDLLVEALAAVAHLPWSCELTGPLDRDPGHVTRLRRLIGRHRLGDRVRLTGPKTGPRLAAAYAAADLAVLASRAETYGMVVTEALARGVPVLATAVDGVPETVGRDPSGAVPGLLVPPGDPGALAAALRHWLVEPDLRSRLRTTARRRRATLRGWDETSRRMAAVLDGLGEGR comes from the coding sequence GTGACCCGCGACGGCGCCGTGGCGGCGGTCGCCGCGGACGGGATCTGCGTCGTCGTCCCCGGCGACGTCGACGACGACACCGCCCCGAGCGGCGGCAACGTCTACGACCGGCGGCTGTGCCGGGGCCTCGCGTCGGCGGGGCGGCCCGTCCGCGAGCTGGCCGTCCCGGGCGCCTGGCCCCGGCCGGACCACCGCGACCGCGAGGCGCTCGACCGCGCCCTCGCCGGGCTGCCCGACGGCTCCGTCGTGCTGCTGGACGGGCTCGTCGCGTGCGGCGTCCCCGGCGTCGTCGTCCCGCACGCGGACCGGCTGCGTCTCGCGGTCCTCGTGCACCTCCCGCTCGCGGACGAGACGGGCCTGCCCGACCACGTCGCCGCCGACCTCGACGCGCGGGAGCGCGCCGTCCTGCGGGCCGCCACCGCGGTCATCGCGACGAGCCCGTGGGCGCGCGGCCGCCTCATCGAGCACCACGGCCTCGCCCCCGGACGCGTCCACGCCGTCCAGCCGGGCACCGAGCCGGCGCCGCTCGCGACCGGCACCGACGGCGCGTCGCGGCTGCTGTGCGTGGCGTCGCTGACCCCCCGCAAGGGTCACGACCTGCTCGTGGAGGCCCTCGCCGCGGTCGCGCACCTGCCCTGGTCGTGTGAGCTCACCGGCCCCCTCGATCGCGACCCCGGCCATGTCACGCGGCTGCGGCGGCTCATCGGGCGGCACCGCCTCGGCGACCGCGTCCGCCTGACCGGCCCGAAGACCGGCCCGCGGCTCGCCGCCGCCTACGCCGCCGCGGACCTCGCCGTCCTGGCCTCCCGCGCCGAGACCTACGGCATGGTCGTGACGGAGGCGCTCGCCCGCGGCGTGCCCGTCCTCGCCACGGCCGTGGACGGCGTCCCCGAGACCGTCGGGCGCGACCCGTCCGGCGCCGTCCCGGGCCTGCTCGTCCCGCCCGGCGACCCGGGCGCGCTCGCCGCCGCGCTCCGCCACTGGCTCGTCGAGCCCGACCTGCGGTCGCGGCTGCGCACCACCGCGCGGCGCAGGCGCGCGACCCTGCGGGGCTGGGACGAGACGTCCCGCCGCATGGCCGCCGTCCTGGACGGGCTCGGGGAGGGACGATGA
- a CDS encoding 6-pyruvoyl trahydropterin synthase family protein, protein MFGITVRGHIMIAHSFRGEVFGPAQRLHGATYVVDATFRRAELDADNIVVDIGLATGELGDVLAALNYRNLDDEPEFAGLNTSTEFLAKVIADRLADRVRAGALGKNALGLSGITVTLRESHVAWASYECAL, encoded by the coding sequence TTGTTCGGCATCACCGTCCGCGGCCACATCATGATCGCGCACAGCTTCCGGGGGGAGGTGTTCGGGCCCGCGCAGCGGCTGCACGGCGCCACCTACGTCGTCGACGCCACGTTCCGCCGCGCCGAGCTCGACGCGGACAACATCGTCGTCGACATCGGCCTGGCCACCGGCGAGCTCGGCGACGTCCTCGCCGCGCTGAACTACCGCAACCTGGACGACGAACCCGAGTTCGCCGGCCTCAACACCTCGACGGAGTTCCTCGCCAAGGTCATCGCCGACCGGCTCGCCGACCGGGTCCGCGCGGGCGCCCTCGGCAAGAACGCGCTCGGCCTGTCGGGGATCACCGTCACGCTGCGCGAATCCCACGTCGCGTGGGCGAGTTACGAGTGCGCGCTGTGA
- a CDS encoding zinc-dependent alcohol dehydrogenase: MERDALAFWIRSPGEGEIRAETLPEPGPDDVLVRTVCSGVSRGTEALVFRGGVPESQHELMRAPFQDGGFPAPVKYGYLNVGVVEHGPAALLGRPVFCLYPHQTRYVVRAASVTPVPADVPPERAVLAGTVETAVNALWDAAPLVGDRVAVVGAGMVGCAVAGVLRGLPGASVQLVDTDPSRAAIAKALGVGFAAPQDAEGGCDLVVHASATEEGLTRSLELLAPEGEVIELSWYGDRSVAVRLGEFFHSRRLAVRSSQVGAIPARRGRRSFADRLALALRLLADPAFDALITGESAFTELPEVMPRLADGTLPALCHRIAYT; the protein is encoded by the coding sequence ATGGAGCGCGACGCCCTCGCGTTCTGGATCCGGTCGCCAGGTGAGGGGGAGATCCGCGCGGAGACGCTGCCCGAGCCCGGCCCCGACGACGTCCTGGTCAGGACGGTCTGCTCCGGCGTGAGCCGCGGCACCGAGGCGCTGGTGTTCCGCGGCGGCGTCCCCGAGAGCCAGCACGAGCTGATGCGCGCCCCCTTCCAGGACGGCGGGTTCCCCGCGCCCGTCAAGTACGGGTACCTCAACGTCGGCGTCGTCGAGCACGGCCCGGCCGCGCTGCTCGGCCGCCCGGTCTTCTGCCTCTACCCGCACCAGACCCGGTACGTCGTCCGGGCCGCGTCGGTCACCCCCGTCCCGGCGGACGTGCCGCCGGAGCGCGCCGTCCTCGCCGGGACGGTCGAGACCGCCGTGAACGCCCTGTGGGACGCGGCGCCGCTGGTCGGCGACCGGGTCGCGGTCGTCGGCGCCGGGATGGTCGGGTGCGCGGTCGCGGGAGTCCTGCGCGGCCTGCCCGGGGCGTCCGTGCAGCTCGTCGACACCGACCCGTCCCGCGCCGCGATCGCGAAGGCCCTCGGCGTCGGTTTCGCCGCCCCGCAGGACGCCGAAGGGGGCTGCGACCTGGTGGTGCACGCCAGCGCCACCGAGGAGGGCCTCACCCGCTCGCTCGAACTGCTCGCGCCCGAGGGGGAGGTCATCGAGCTCAGCTGGTACGGGGACCGCAGCGTCGCCGTCCGGCTCGGGGAGTTCTTCCACTCGCGCCGGCTGGCCGTCCGCAGCAGCCAGGTCGGCGCGATCCCGGCGCGGCGGGGGCGGCGGAGCTTCGCCGACCGGCTCGCGCTGGCGCTGCGCCTGCTCGCCGACCCCGCCTTCGACGCGCTGATCACCGGGGAGAGCGCCTTCACGGAACTGCCGGAGGTCATGCCCCGGCTGGCGGACGGGACGCTGCCCGCCCTCTGCCACCGGATCGCCTACACCTGA
- a CDS encoding CDP-alcohol phosphatidyltransferase family protein: MTRRRELGAAVAAQLALLAVLRPGPVGWAAGAAYAAGSWSVLTSAFRRRRALGPADHVTLARVVLAGAVTALVAAHLARGGGPVAVLVGIAAAALVLDGVDGRVARRTGTVSELGARFDMEVDAFLILVLSAQVAASAGAWVLAIGAMRYVFAAAAWAAPWLRASLPPSLARKAVAVVQGVVLVVAAAGVVPHARLLVAAALGLLTWSFGRDVLWLAARRRALAGAGMGPGTRRGRRAHGARRPRVLDPVAR, translated from the coding sequence ATGACGCGGCGGCGGGAGCTCGGGGCGGCGGTGGCGGCGCAGCTCGCCCTGCTCGCGGTGCTGCGCCCCGGCCCGGTCGGCTGGGCGGCGGGGGCCGCCTACGCGGCGGGCTCGTGGAGCGTTCTGACGTCGGCGTTCCGGAGGCGTCGCGCGCTCGGCCCGGCCGACCACGTGACGCTCGCCCGGGTCGTCTTGGCCGGCGCGGTGACCGCGCTGGTGGCCGCGCACCTGGCGCGCGGCGGCGGGCCGGTCGCGGTCCTGGTCGGCATCGCCGCGGCCGCGCTCGTCCTGGACGGCGTCGACGGCCGGGTCGCCCGCCGCACCGGGACCGTCTCCGAGCTCGGCGCGCGGTTCGACATGGAGGTCGACGCGTTCCTGATCCTCGTGCTGTCGGCGCAGGTCGCCGCGTCCGCCGGGGCGTGGGTGCTGGCGATCGGCGCGATGCGGTACGTGTTCGCCGCCGCCGCGTGGGCGGCGCCGTGGCTGCGGGCGTCGCTGCCCCCGAGCCTGGCGCGCAAGGCCGTCGCGGTCGTGCAGGGGGTCGTGCTGGTCGTCGCCGCCGCCGGGGTCGTCCCGCACGCGCGGCTGCTCGTGGCCGCGGCCCTCGGGCTGCTCACCTGGTCGTTCGGACGGGACGTCCTGTGGCTCGCCGCGCGCCGCCGCGCGCTGGCGGGTGCGGGCATGGGGCCGGGGACCCGGCGCGGAAGGAGGGCCCATGGAGCGCGACGCCCTCGCGTTCTGGATCCGGTCGCCAGGTGA
- the ribA gene encoding GTP cyclohydrolase II — protein MRDQGIDHDDMAEADLRTRRGVFRAVAFRDPVDGHEHLALVRGDVGGREDVLVRMHSECMTGDIFGATRCECGDQLGAALDAVAREGAGVLVYLRGHEGRGIGLVAKIRTHVLQDDQGLDTVDSATAIGLPVDVRDYGPAARVLRHLGVRSVRLLSNNPDKVRALEAYGMAVSARVPLLVPVSDDNIRYLTAKRDRLGHDLPQLDTLTAGEVRG, from the coding sequence ATGCGCGACCAGGGCATCGATCACGACGACATGGCGGAGGCCGACCTGAGGACGCGGCGCGGCGTCTTCCGCGCCGTCGCGTTCCGGGACCCGGTCGACGGGCACGAGCACTTGGCCCTCGTCCGGGGGGACGTCGGGGGACGTGAGGACGTGCTCGTCCGGATGCACTCCGAGTGCATGACGGGCGACATCTTCGGGGCGACCCGCTGCGAGTGCGGCGACCAGCTCGGCGCCGCGCTGGACGCCGTCGCGCGGGAGGGGGCGGGCGTGCTGGTGTACCTGCGCGGCCACGAGGGCCGCGGGATCGGGCTGGTCGCGAAGATCCGCACCCACGTCCTCCAGGACGACCAGGGGCTGGACACCGTCGACTCCGCCACCGCCATCGGCCTGCCCGTGGACGTGCGCGACTACGGCCCGGCCGCGCGGGTGCTGCGGCACCTCGGGGTCCGCTCGGTGCGGCTGCTGTCGAACAACCCGGACAAGGTGCGCGCCCTGGAGGCGTACGGGATGGCCGTCTCGGCGCGCGTCCCGCTCCTCGTCCCCGTCAGCGACGACAACATCCGCTACCTGACCGCCAAGCGCGACCGGCTGGGCCACGACCTGCCCCAGCTCGACACGCTGACCGCGGGCGAGGTGCGCGGATGA
- a CDS encoding extracellular solute-binding protein, which translates to MRRITPAGGPLAGIVACAALVLSGCSDPGGAGAADVGGRGPITFVTGKDRTGYLRRLLDTWNEDHRDERVSVIELPDGPDARRRLVQDAAAGSGAYSVLDLDVAWTAEFAANRWLARLPETPSPGGSGGSSPRKGARLDLAGTLPAAAAAGRYRGDLYAMPFSSDAGMLYYRKDLLEKAGVSAPPRTYAQMWAACDRVRRIPEGEGVDCYLTEVGRNTGIAVSAAEAIGGAGGTIIGQGGRPALDTPAARRGLGFLAGARRDGRMPEDAAGLGPEGGRRLFLSGGLLFLREWSSSYALADGADGSSKVAGRFGVAPLPGPDGPGPAEPGGRGLAVSAFTGHKLTSLDFIRYLTGEAAQRANLLATSRAPALAALYDDPEAVRRFPYLPVLKAALADARPRQAEARRGDVAAAIEGPVHDAVTGRTTVDRALSDLQRRLGPLTAR; encoded by the coding sequence ATGCGGCGCATCACCCCGGCGGGCGGCCCGCTCGCGGGCATCGTCGCCTGCGCCGCGCTCGTGCTCTCCGGCTGCTCGGATCCGGGCGGCGCCGGGGCCGCGGACGTGGGCGGCCGCGGCCCGATCACCTTCGTGACCGGCAAGGACCGCACGGGCTACCTGCGCAGACTCCTCGACACCTGGAACGAGGACCACCGGGACGAGAGGGTCAGCGTGATCGAGCTGCCGGACGGCCCGGACGCCCGGCGGCGGCTGGTCCAGGACGCCGCGGCCGGGTCCGGCGCCTACTCCGTCCTCGACCTGGACGTGGCGTGGACGGCGGAGTTCGCGGCGAACCGCTGGCTGGCCCGGCTCCCCGAGACGCCCTCGCCCGGCGGATCCGGCGGCAGTTCTCCGCGGAAGGGCGCGCGCCTCGACCTGGCGGGGACGCTGCCCGCCGCAGCCGCGGCCGGGCGCTACAGGGGGGACCTGTATGCGATGCCGTTCTCGTCCGACGCCGGAATGCTCTACTACCGGAAGGACCTTCTGGAGAAGGCCGGGGTCTCCGCGCCGCCCAGGACGTACGCGCAGATGTGGGCCGCCTGCGACAGGGTGCGGAGGATCCCCGAGGGCGAGGGCGTCGACTGCTACCTCACCGAGGTCGGGAGGAACACGGGCATCGCGGTCAGCGCGGCCGAGGCCATCGGCGGCGCGGGCGGGACAATCATCGGCCAGGGCGGGCGGCCGGCGCTCGACACACCGGCCGCCAGGCGGGGCCTGGGGTTCCTCGCCGGCGCGCGCAGGGACGGCAGGATGCCCGAGGACGCCGCCGGGCTCGGACCCGAGGGCGGGCGCCGCCTCTTCCTGTCCGGCGGGCTGCTGTTCCTGCGGGAGTGGTCCTCCTCGTACGCGCTCGCGGACGGCGCCGACGGCTCGTCGAAGGTGGCGGGCAGGTTCGGGGTCGCTCCGCTGCCCGGTCCGGACGGCCCCGGCCCCGCGGAGCCGGGCGGCCGCGGCCTGGCGGTCTCGGCGTTCACCGGGCATAAGCTGACATCGCTCGACTTCATCAGATACCTCACCGGTGAGGCGGCACAGCGCGCGAACCTGCTCGCGACCTCGCGGGCCCCGGCCCTCGCCGCGCTGTACGACGATCCGGAGGCCGTGCGGAGGTTCCCGTACCTGCCGGTGCTCAAGGCGGCGCTCGCCGACGCCCGGCCGCGCCAGGCCGAGGCGCGGCGCGGGGACGTGGCGGCCGCGATCGAAGGCCCGGTGCACGACGCCGTCACCGGCAGGACGACCGTCGACCGGGCTTTGTCCGACCTTCAGCGCAGGCTCGGACCATTGACCGCGCGGTGA
- a CDS encoding glycoside hydrolase family 13 protein, whose protein sequence is MTQETLAASAGAPAGETARWWRDAVIYQVYVRSFADSDGDGVGDLPGVRSRLPYLAGLGVDALWLTPFYVSPMADFGYDVADYRDVDPLFGTLDDARGLIADAHAHGLRIIVDVVPNHTSDRHAWFQAALAAGPGSPERARYVVRDGRGPDGSLPPNDWESVFGGPAWTRLPGGQWYLHLFAPEQPDLNWENPEVRAEFESILRFWLDLGVDGFRVDVAHGMAKAPGLPDVGHAGQAEMLGTAVLPYFDQDAVHDVHREWRRVLDSYPGERIAVAEAWAPTPERLALYTRPDELHQAFNFHYLTAPWEAPGMREVIEESLRAAGEVGAPATWVLSNHDVKRHVTRYGGGGTGLRRARAAALLTLALPGSAYVYQGEELGLPEVLDLPEEFLQDPQRARDAGSGRDGCRVPMPWEGEDPPFGFGTGARTWLPVPPAWRDLTVAAQSADPASILALYRDALRIRRGHPALGDGALRWLVGPPGTLFFVREAPDGRSLTCAVNMGARTVRVPLHGSPLLASGPFRVDGGCAELPPDTALWWEAQGG, encoded by the coding sequence ATGACCCAGGAGACCCTCGCCGCCTCCGCCGGCGCCCCCGCGGGGGAGACGGCCCGCTGGTGGCGCGACGCCGTCATCTACCAGGTGTACGTGCGCAGCTTCGCCGACTCCGACGGTGACGGCGTCGGCGACCTGCCCGGCGTCCGGTCCCGGCTCCCCTACCTGGCCGGGCTCGGCGTGGACGCGCTGTGGCTGACCCCGTTCTACGTCTCCCCCATGGCCGACTTCGGCTACGACGTCGCCGACTACCGCGACGTCGACCCGCTGTTCGGCACCCTCGACGACGCCCGGGGCCTGATCGCCGACGCGCACGCCCACGGGCTGCGGATCATCGTGGACGTCGTCCCGAACCACACCTCCGACCGGCACGCCTGGTTCCAGGCCGCCCTCGCGGCCGGACCCGGCTCACCCGAACGCGCCCGCTACGTGGTCCGGGACGGGCGCGGCCCGGACGGCTCGCTCCCGCCGAACGACTGGGAGTCGGTGTTCGGCGGCCCGGCCTGGACCCGGCTTCCCGGCGGGCAGTGGTACCTGCACCTGTTCGCCCCCGAGCAGCCCGATTTGAACTGGGAGAACCCCGAGGTCCGCGCCGAGTTCGAGAGCATCCTGAGGTTCTGGCTCGACCTCGGGGTGGACGGCTTCCGCGTGGACGTCGCGCACGGCATGGCCAAGGCGCCCGGCCTGCCCGACGTGGGCCACGCCGGGCAGGCCGAGATGCTCGGGACGGCCGTCCTGCCCTACTTCGACCAGGACGCCGTCCACGACGTCCACCGGGAGTGGCGGCGGGTGCTCGACTCCTACCCCGGCGAGCGGATCGCCGTCGCCGAGGCGTGGGCGCCCACGCCCGAGCGGCTCGCCCTCTACACCCGCCCGGACGAGCTGCACCAGGCGTTCAACTTCCACTACCTCACCGCGCCGTGGGAGGCGCCCGGGATGCGGGAGGTGATCGAGGAGTCGCTCCGCGCCGCCGGGGAGGTCGGCGCGCCCGCGACCTGGGTGCTGTCCAACCATGACGTCAAGCGGCACGTCACCCGGTACGGCGGCGGCGGGACGGGGCTGCGCCGGGCCCGCGCGGCGGCGCTGCTGACCCTGGCTCTGCCCGGCTCCGCGTACGTCTACCAGGGCGAGGAACTGGGCCTGCCCGAGGTCCTCGACCTGCCCGAGGAGTTCCTCCAGGATCCGCAGCGCGCGCGGGACGCCGGCTCCGGCCGCGACGGCTGCCGCGTCCCGATGCCGTGGGAGGGCGAGGACCCGCCGTTCGGCTTCGGCACCGGCGCCCGCACCTGGCTGCCCGTCCCGCCCGCGTGGCGCGACCTCACCGTCGCCGCCCAGTCCGCCGACCCGGCGTCGATCCTCGCCCTGTACCGCGACGCCCTGCGGATCCGCCGCGGCCATCCCGCGCTCGGCGACGGCGCGCTGCGCTGGCTCGTCGGCCCGCCCGGCACGCTGTTCTTCGTCCGGGAGGCGCCGGACGGCCGGAGCCTCACCTGCGCCGTGAACATGGGGGCGCGCACCGTCCGCGTCCCCCTGCACGGCAGCCCGCTGCTGGCGAGCGGCCCGTTCCGCGTGGACGGCGGCTGCGCCGAGCTGCCACCGGACACCGCGCTGTGGTGGGAGGCCCAGGGGGGCTGA